In Zingiber officinale cultivar Zhangliang chromosome 9B, Zo_v1.1, whole genome shotgun sequence, the genomic window TTCTTCCTTCAACTTATGATTCTTCTAAGATCTAACTTCAGTTATGTCATCCATCATATTATTAATCCCACGATATTCTATCATGCATTACCCTTTGATGGTTATTGCAAGTGATTATATTTTAGGATTTTAGGAGAGTTGTTATTAAAAACATTGTTCttaattagtatttttattatatttatgtttatatTATTACTAATTCAATATATTTGCTTTTTGTGCAATTATGTCTCGATGTGGTGGTTAAGTTTGATTaggtttatattatataattgatACGCGGGTCGAGTGTGTAGGTCGCATAGGTGAATTGAAAGTCCAAGAAGTAAATATTAACGACTTAATCTAGTGTTAAGTTGGCATTCTCAAATAGATTTATTCGGTTGAAGAACATTCTCAATTGACTTAAGTACAAAATTGACTTAATAGTTGACCGTATGTGTTTATATTTTGTTTTAAGTTGAGGTGATTGAAGAGAGATTTAATCAACTGAGTTGTGGAGTTGATTAGAAAGTCAACCGTTTGAAACAACAATTTTAATTTCTCTAGTATACTTAAGTCGAATGAAGAGGTCTTTAATCGACtgaaaatttttttattgaaataaTAAACTTGCCATAGTAGCTACACAAGTCGACTAGAACTGGTTAAAGCGACTAACAAGATTTGAGTAGGTTAAAGTAACTTTATGTCAATTGGAGAAACTATCCTTACAATAACTAATATAGAATCTAGTACGTAacttctacaaggattaagagGGCAGAAGGCTAGTATGTAACTTTTACAATATGTAGTAGTTTGACAATATTCAATGCAAAGTTATTTTCCAAATAAAATCATAAAGGGTACGCTcatttgaatattatttttttagaaaaagagATGCTAATATAtggtattattttatttttttttcctatttaccTTAAGCGaacttatttttattttcgaCAAATAAAGAGTCAAAATGAATATTCTTTGGTCCATGAGTAAAATCATGAAAACTTAGACTTAAAGTGAACAATATTATATCATTGTAAAAATATATGAATATCCTTTGATCATAACGAATTGTATCAGAGCTATGGTTCAGACTAGATGTCATGTGAGATGACCTTAAACGAAGTTGAGGGTTGGCCCAAGCAAGTCAGGTTGATCGGATGCTTGCAGAAAGGCCTCAGAGTAGGTTAAGATGATCGAATGCTTGTGGGGAGGTCCGGAGAAGGTCAatgtgaccggatgctcgcgggaAAAACCCGAAATAGGTCAGATTGTCTGGATGCACGCTGAGAGACTCAgatcatgagagtaattgtgattTTTCGTTTGAGTGAAATATTGTTAGAGATTCAATCAAAGTTCCAcactaaaaaaatttgaaaaatatcatgaatttaaaagaatgtaTAATATCTTTATTGTCATGAGACCTTTTAGGTAGAATCTAAGAGTAAAGTCGTAAGAGTCTTAGCCTAGAGTGAATAATACAAATGAGATATTGACAAATGTTAGGGGTCAAATTAAAAGTTCCCGTTAAAAATTAACATATTTACCGATAAATATTATTGCCGTTTAAGTTCTAATATACGCCTTAATATTTATCCGATGTCGGAACCCCTTTTAGATTGGACTCTTCGGTCTTCGCTTCGCTATCGATTTCGGCACCGTCTCGCCCAATTACGTTCCGATCGCTTCCGATCGCTTAATGCTGGCAGCTGACCGCGCCGATCACCGGATTACCGCTGGAATTGTCGCAATAGGTTGGTGTATCTCGTGGACTACTAGATCGCGTCTTCTTCCTCAATTAGGGTTCTTCTTCATTCTTCCCCTTATACTCCTTTCTCCTGTGATCTGTTAGATTTGTTATTCTTGTTCTTGTTATTTTTGTTGAGCTAATGATTTGATTCTATTGTTGTCTTTTCTGTGTATTCCATCTTTGCACCCTCGAGCTTTAGCTTCGGTGCAGGTAAATTGACTAGTCGACTTCGTGCCTTTGCTTCGAAGATTTGGCTCAAGTTGTTGGATTTCCACCGGTTCTAGTTATAGTTCCATTAGTTTGTAGTTATAGTGAGCTTGTTTGGTTTCCTTTTGTGTTTCTCCATCAATTGTTCATTCTTTTTTCTATATGTTAGCTGATGGTATTAGCCCTTACTTTAGGCCATAACTGTCAAGTTGCGTGTGTTCCATGCTCATTCTCTTAGCACAGTTAAGGTTTCATTTGGACCAAAGGGACAATTTTTCAATCTTCATAACACCGAGTGCACTTCaacttggttttgcaggttgTAGATTTTGAAATCGTGACTGAGGTTTGTGGAATTTGTCTTGGAATGTTAGAGGTGTGAAGGAGATGAAAGTGTGCATTCACAGGAAGAAGAGTTGGATGTAATCGTTTTATGGTTGATTCAAGGATGAAAATGGCAGGAAGCACGAGGACAGAGTCAGCTTCAAGCAGTATGGATGGCCCGAACTTTGCTCCTGCCTATCAAAATGGGCAGCGCGGTACACATTTAGGTCCTGGTTTAGAGAGGTCTGGCGGCTTCCGCGAGAGTCTGGAGAACCGAAGTCTTTTTGCTGGTCCTGGTACCTTGAGAAATGCAGCATCTTCATCAGAAATACCTACAGTGTTACAATATTTACCATTTGAAATATTTTCATGGGTTGAGCAAAAGTGTTCTCGCACTGGTGAAATAAGAAGAGTTTTGGGTGTTACAGTGGAGGATCACACTTTTGGATCTGCACAGTCAAAGCCAATCCCTCCCATTGCACCAGAGGATCTAAAGCGTTTGAAAGGGAATATATACGAGTCATCAAACAGAGCACGGTACTCTTCTGATTCTTCATCAGTTGGCAGTCAGATAGTTTATCTCGCAGCCTGTCCATGCATATCTTGCATGTCTAAGTAGATAGTTTGTGCAAACCTTGTACTACTTTAGACTATAGATGCAAATAGTTTGgactgaaattattttaaaatatacaaTTAACATTCAACCACCATATCTATTGTATATTTAGCATGGTAGCTTGTTAATGCACCAAACTGTTCATTCAAGGTTGAATAACTACTTTAATTCTGTAAGATAGAATGATGGTTGCTATCAGTGAGACTTAACTATGCTTTTACCAGGGAGAGATCAAAGTTGTTGCATGATTCGGTTGTGAAGTTGGACAGGTATCGCAATTTAGTTTCACGGAGACGACAAAGAACAGATCAGTCAAATGACAAGTCAGGCACATCAAACCCAGTGAAGATGGGAAGTCAGACTCATCAAAGCCCAACTGAACTTGCAAGTCCTAGACTGGAGGACAGAAAGAATGCAGTACCTAACAAGAGGATTCGTTCCTCAATGGCGGAAGTACGGGTTTGTGTTTCTTCTCAAAATGTTTTCTTGATCTAAGCTACTGACTTTCTCacttcttaaaatttaaaaatgataattaattgGACTTGAATGTTTTAAATGCCTTATCCACAAACTTGTCAGACATCATTGGCTAGAGTTCTTCTGAAGACTTGCACTtgctaaaacttaattttgattcTCTTGTTATGATGCTTTAAGTGTCTAATATCACACTAATAATGCACCTCTTTTATCTACATCTAAAAACAATTATGGTGATTACACATTTTTTATCATCTATTCTGCTTTTGTGAAACTCTAGTATGAAGATCTGACTTGTGATAGATAGATAATGACAGTTTATTCCTTTTGTCCATCAGTCAGAAGTTCGTGGTGCGATTCCGCCAAGGCAAGGTGTGGTGGAGAAGGACAGAAATGTGCTCTTTGAGAAGGATAAAACTATGCATCGGGGTTGTAATGGAGGAACTGTTCCTTCAGAAGACAAGATGTGTGGACTCCCCCCAATGGGTGATGGATGGgacaaaaaaatgaaaagaaaacgtTCTGTTGGCCTTAATAGAGTGATGGAAAGTgatagagagattaagtcaataCAACAGAGACCTAGCAATGAATCCCGTATGCGGTCATCTGATGGCATTGCATTCAGGTATTATCACAGAGGATGTCCTGTAAATCCTTTCATCATTTTGTAAGCTTAACATCCTTTATAAATTGAGACAGGAAGGCCTAGTGCTATATGTTGGTCTCTTCAAAACTGATTTATGTTAGTCAGCTAACAAGAGTAAGCATACAATTTCTTGCTGATATAGAGTAACTTTGCTTACAAGAGTCCAATCAAAGTCTCAAACATAAAGAGTCAACCACTCAAGGAAGTAGTCATTTTGAATTTTAATGCAAAGGTTCTTTGCCTACTTGATTCTGTACTAGATGTAGTTCTCAGTAAGTTAACCAATTTATCTGTGATTTTCATTAGGAGTAATATGCACATTGAAATCCACAACACTGCTAAATGACTTGAAAGTTTTACTCATTTTATCTTATGTAGTTTGGTATCTGAATTTAAGTTATTCCCTTGTACATATTTTATCTAGAGAAGAAACTTACAGTTTGTAAAAGGCAAACTATCTAACAAATTCTTTCGCAGTGCATAATGTGTTCATTTTTCTTGCATTGGTTACCTAGACAAGGGACTTATTGCAATTTTAAACTTTTTTGCAATTGTTTAAGAAGCtacaaaattttagtttttttttctttctttctttctttaatttctCTGGGGACTAATTGATATGTACGCCATTCATGTTTTTCATTTCAGGTTTTCTTGCAAATTATATGTTTCATTTCTGATCGTGTATTGTAATCTTTCAAAAAGTTCACAGCGAGAAAGTTTGTATTCTATATAGGTTTTCTTGTAATCTTTCAATAGTTTTGCCTGTTTGGATATAAGTTTGTAGCGAGAAATTGTTTTGAGCTACAACAACAACATTCACATATTCCACCCATTGGGTCCTATCCATTActatatcatctatatttaaataaattttatcttattttattgttgctaacaaaGATTTTTTTGGTTTTCTTCGTTTGATGTGcctgtttgtcatagtttcacatcgcttaTCTGAAGTatttattagtcgtctaagtacatacccgtaccatcttaaacgcgtTTCTTGGAGTTTTCCCGCAATAGATGTGGTTCTGACTTTTTATCTAATGCTCTAATTTCTTATTCTGTATATTCTCGTATGTCCATACATTCagcttaacattctcatctctataattctcatcttctgctcatgtgctcggccCAACATTCAAttccatataacatagtaggtctaactgaagttttatagaactttcctttaaattttagaattactttacgatcacataaaacagtCGACGctttcctccatttcaaccatcttgcttgtattctatgtaagacttctctctcaatccctccatcgtgtTACAAAGATAATCCTAAATATCTAAAACTCTTAGTTCTAGGCAACTCgtcatctcttatcttaacaattatctcattacgtataatattgctaaacttaaattccatatactCTGTCTTTATTGTACTAAacctaaaacctttcccttctagtattttgtgccaagattctagtttaacatttattccttcacgtgtttcaaGCTACAACATTAAGCAAAATATACAATTTCTATATTGTGTCTTATTGTCTCTTCTGTCAGTACATAAATGAAGCTTAGCTAATTTGTACTTTAGATTTATGTTGTTTTCTTAATTATATAACGTTTTACTTCTGAATGGTAAAGAGCTTAAAACCTTGGGAAGGGCTAAAAGTTCATGTTTGACAATCCTAGTTACAATGGTTCTAGCTATTAGAGTAACTGATCTAAAAGAATGTCTTAGAAGCATGGTGAGATTTAGCTAACATGATGAAAATTGAGGTCGTATTTGCTtgcttttttattatttacatatatttttctgtttattttttgagACTAAGAAATTGGGATGGGTTTCTTCTTTTGAGTTTAAATTGATAAAAAGCAATGAATTTTTGCATCAAATAAGTTTCAAATTCTATTCAtgctaaataataatattattcttTATCATTATTTACATAATTTAATTGATCTTTTTAGGAGGATTTAGAAAACTTAACAATTTCTTGAATTTAATCCCGCAGACCTGGTTTGTCTAGTGGAACCACAGTAAACAACAAGATGGATGGTTGTTCGCAGCCTAGTGTTGCTAACTCTCGTGGCACACCTAAGATTGATCTAGATGGTGGTTCTGTTCCTAACGAAAGACGAGAATTTTCTAGTGGATTCGACAATGAACGAATGCTGCTTAAAGGAGGCAATAAGTATGTTTCAATATCATATCATTTCTCAGAAGAGAGTTGTTTCTATATTAATTTTATGCTTAAGGATTTTTGGAAGAAGGCAGTGGCTGTCTTTTTAAGAAAAATCTTCTTTTGTTTACTTCCGATCCCCTTTTTTGGTATCCAGCAAGTTTAACTTGGTGTATCATGACATCAGGCTAAATGTTCATGAGGATGCTCAAGCTGGAAATCAAAGTCCTTTGGTAAAAGGAAAAGCATCAAGGGGACCTAGGACTGTTTCAGGTGCTTCAGTGAATGCATCACCCAGTTTTCTTCGCTCATCTGGAAACATGGATGGGTGGGAACAGGCTTCTGGCGCGAACAAAGTTCAGTCTGCAACCGTGACCAATCGCAAACGACCTGTGCCTAATGAGTCATCATCTCCCCCTGTAACTCAATGGGGTGGTCAGCGGCCACAAAAGATCTCTAGGACGAGAAGAGTTAATGTTGTTTCTCCTGTCTCCAATTTGGATGAAGCTCAATTTTTAACTGAAGGATACGTAACTCCTGAGGCTGGAGTCAGAATGACAACAATGGACACTAGTGGGCTTTTAGTTCCTAGGGTCATGTCCAGTAAACTGAAACTCGATAATGTCCTTTCCCCTTCTGTGTTGTCAGAAAGTGAGGAATCAGCTGCTGTTGAAAGCAAGTTCAAGGATAAGGGAAATGATAGTTTTGAGCTAGAGGATGGTGCACAAACTTCGCTTAAGACATCAAGTTTTCTTTTGCCTACAAAGAAGAACAAGACTCCTCCGAAAGAAGAGATTGGAGATGGAGTTAGGAGACAGGGGAGGAGTGGAAGAAGCTCAGTACAATCAAAAGCTTGTTTACCTTTGGCAAAGGAAAAAATGGAAAGTATTGATACAACTAAGCCACTCAAGAACAAAAAGATAGGTCCTGAAAGGAGTGAAAGGTTTAAGACTTAGTTTGTTAAGGAATGAAAATATTTCTCCTACTTTTTACTTGTGAATTCATTTAGTATTAAATTTGTACCATTTCTGCATGCAGTAGGATAGGCCGCCCTCCTTCAAAGAAAATGTCTGACCGAAAGGCTTATGCACGTCCTCAAATAATGATTTCCTCAGAATCAGCAGGTTCCATATTTGGTGCCATTTAGCGACTATCTGGTGTTTTCCATTTATTATCTTCATCTGGTCttctaatttgattaatttgtGTAGGAGCATCAATTGATGATCGTGATGATTTACTAGCAGCTGCAAATGATGCTCGCAATGCTAATGGTAGGTTTAATCTTAAACATGTTTTGCTTCAGTGTTAAGTGGATTTACATTATGGTTCATTGTTCcctcaattttatttttatttttttttcactttgcAGGTAATGCGTGTTCTAGCTGTTTCTGGAAAAAAATGGAACCTATTTTTGCATTTCCGACACTGGAGGAAATATCTTATGTAAAGCACCAGGTTAGTGTTTATTTTGTTACTGGCAACAATATGTACAACATTTGTTGTCCTTATTAGGGTTAAAAATTTCTTGTTACTGAATCTACCTTTCTCACAGATACATTTTGCTGAGGAGGTAGATGCAAGTTTATCTAACTTGCCTGAAGCTAACCATGAGGTATTTTACTAGCCGCATCTAATTTTCAGGTTGTGTGTAACTTTATTGTATTCTACTCATTAATAAAACACTTACCTGCAAATGCTCACCCTCGATGCTTTTAGGGTTGCAAGCACAGAGAGTGTCTTTCATTTGTTTGCCATTTTCTATAAATATCGTATTGCAATACTACTGTTATTTTGAATTGACAATTTTTTGGCTCAGATTACATTTTCTTCAGTATCATATTGAAGCATCCAGTTAAATTGTTTTCTTTTCAGGTTGAGATTGTTTGTGATGTGGCTTCACCTCACTCTTCTTTTGCTAGTAAGCAAATAGATGTAGTTCGACCAACCAACAAAACATTTGGGCCCTCATATTCATCAGATGGGAAACAACTTGACAAAACATCAGTTGGAAGATCAGAGACTAAGAGAAAGTGCCACAAAATGGTTCCCCTCTCACAAAGGCTTCTCTCAGCCTTTATTTCAGAAGATGAGTCTGAAAAGATTGACAATGACATCCAAGATGAGACATTGTTTCTGTACTCGAGGGATTATATTTATACTGATTCTAACAGTCATGTTATCGATGATGACTTGGAGCTTGATTACAAGAATCATAAAAGAAGTCTGGGAGATGGATTTATAGCCTCAAACAACTTCAAGCACGTGAACATCCAAAATTTATTGTTTGGTCATGAACCACTAGTGGAAAATAATGCTATGCTAAAAGCTGATAATGCCCATCTTTCTGATTACCTAAAAAATAATTGCACTCAGCTTGAGGCAATGGGCAACAGTTCTTCCTATAGATGCCAGTTTGAGGAAATACCTCTCGATGATAGGATCTTGATGGAGCTTCATAGTATTGGCTTATTTCCAGAAACAGTGGTAAGCAACTAAACATGACTTTTCCATATTGTTTATATTCATATGTTGATGACATAGGTGCAACTATAAATCTTTCCATTCACTTCTTTTTGCTTTGCAATATGTACTGGAACCAAGGTTTAAATATTGTGCTGCTTGCTGATTGAAATCAGCACCAGCACGCCCGAGGTACCGCGGCCACGGAGGCGTTGCGTGCACATCGCGGTGGCCATGCATGGGCATCGCGGCTGCCGCGGAGGCCACGCGTTGGAGTTGCGACCGTCGCAGCTGCCATGCACGGACCTTGCCGCAGCCATGGAGGCCACGAGCAGGCCTCGTAGTCACCGTGGAGGCATCACGATGGCCTCGCCTTCGCTGGCAGGGATGAAGGCGGAACAGGAACAAtgcttttaattaaaaaaaacttatgttaATAAGTTAATCAGTTCTTAGCTGGTATAATttaaataatcttaattaaactCTAATAAAACTAGCCTATTAattcaatatatattttattttttttaaatatttagattaaatttttatttttagtttatatattttatatttaaaaaatattgaaactaTACCGGCACAACACGATACGGTACCAAAACTGTATCATTCCGGTCCAGAATTGAAACCTCAGTACgtgtcgagattttaaaccttgacgGGAActattgaattaattttttattaaggatATGAATGCTATGAGAAGCAATGGAGACGGAATGTGTAGAAAGTTGTTTCTGCTATGAGCAGTAGAAATTGAATGGTCatccaacaaaaaaaaattatgatgccTAATGCCTTTATCCCCATTCTTATTTTAGCGTATCTGTTACTTCC contains:
- the LOC122024705 gene encoding uncharacterized protein LOC122024705 isoform X2; protein product: MVDSRMKMAGSTRTESASSSMDGPNFAPAYQNGQRGTHLGPGLERSGGFRESLENRSLFAGPGTLRNAASSSEIPTVLQYLPFEIFSWVEQKCSRTGEIRRVLGVTVEDHTFGSAQSKPIPPIAPEDLKRLKGNIYESSNRARERSKLLHDSVVKLDRYRNLVSRRRQRTDQSNDKSGTSNPVKMGSQTHQSPTELASPRLEDRKNAVPNKRIRSSMAESEVRGAIPPRQGVVEKDRNVLFEKDKTMHRGCNGGTVPSEDKMCGLPPMGDGWDKKMKRKRSVGLNRVMESDREIKSIQQRPSNESRMRSSDGIAFRPGLSSGTTVNNKMDGCSQPSVANSRGTPKIDLDGGSVPNERREFSSGFDNERMLLKGGNKLNVHEDAQAGNQSPLVKGKASRGPRTVSGASVNASPSFLRSSGNMDGWEQASGANKVQSATVTNRKRPVPNESSSPPVTQWGGQRPQKISRTRRVNVVSPVSNLDEAQFLTEGYVTPEAGVRMTTMDTSGLLVPRVMSSKLKLDNVLSPSVLSESEESAAVESKFKDKGNDSFELEDGAQTSLKTSSFLLPTKKNKTPPKEEIGDGVRRQGRSGRSSVQSKACLPLAKEKMESIDTTKPLKNKKIGPERSESRIGRPPSKKMSDRKAYARPQIMISSESAGASIDDRDDLLAAANDARNANGNACSSCFWKKMEPIFAFPTLEEISYVKHQIHFAEEVDASLSNLPEANHEVEIVCDVASPHSSFASKQIDVVRPTNKTFGPSYSSDGKQLDKTSVGRSETKRKCHKMVPLSQRLLSAFISEDESEKIDNDIQDETLFLYSRDYIYTDSNSHVIDDDLELDYKNHKRSLGDGFIASNNFKHVNIQNLLFGHEPLVENNAMLKADNAHLSDYLKNNCTQLEAMGNSSSYRCQFEEIPLDDRILMELHSIGLFPETVPDLSEGVDGEIDKVISELQMRLLQQVRQKKDQLSKLEKAIQDAKEIEERKLEQLAMDKLVEMAYKKLMGGRGSSNHKTGVTKVAKQLAMAFGKRTLERCHIFEKTGRSCFSESPLQDVLLSGPPNNIDTGHSDGFGSVNYVDLRSEQFGVRQSGVMAARSGLGNKMDRGPSDPYRSIPQMGEHSVSKRKKEVLLDDVTGVASRSLSTHTHSLATSTKWKKAERDQEQNKDPSGRSSTAKAGRPSLSSGRGERKLKTKPKQKIAQLSTSGNGLGRVTETDNVTSPALREAFEMVNSSIAKFDQEVELQTSSNRAPDSSKEFDDGIFTNLPLNGIDPMDELDVAEGLGGQGQDIASWLNVDEEALQDHDLVGLEIPMDDLSELKLNF
- the LOC122024705 gene encoding uncharacterized protein LOC122024705 isoform X1 — encoded protein: MVDSRMKMAGSTRTESASSSMDGPNFAPAYQNGQRGTHLGPGLERSGGFRESLENRSLFAGPGTLRNAASSSEIPTVLQYLPFEIFSWVEQKCSRTGEIRRVLGVTVEDHTFGSAQSKPIPPIAPEDLKRLKGNIYESSNRARERSKLLHDSVVKLDRYRNLVSRRRQRTDQSNDKSGTSNPVKMGSQTHQSPTELASPRLEDRKNAVPNKRIRSSMAEVRSEVRGAIPPRQGVVEKDRNVLFEKDKTMHRGCNGGTVPSEDKMCGLPPMGDGWDKKMKRKRSVGLNRVMESDREIKSIQQRPSNESRMRSSDGIAFRPGLSSGTTVNNKMDGCSQPSVANSRGTPKIDLDGGSVPNERREFSSGFDNERMLLKGGNKLNVHEDAQAGNQSPLVKGKASRGPRTVSGASVNASPSFLRSSGNMDGWEQASGANKVQSATVTNRKRPVPNESSSPPVTQWGGQRPQKISRTRRVNVVSPVSNLDEAQFLTEGYVTPEAGVRMTTMDTSGLLVPRVMSSKLKLDNVLSPSVLSESEESAAVESKFKDKGNDSFELEDGAQTSLKTSSFLLPTKKNKTPPKEEIGDGVRRQGRSGRSSVQSKACLPLAKEKMESIDTTKPLKNKKIGPERSESRIGRPPSKKMSDRKAYARPQIMISSESAGASIDDRDDLLAAANDARNANGNACSSCFWKKMEPIFAFPTLEEISYVKHQIHFAEEVDASLSNLPEANHEVEIVCDVASPHSSFASKQIDVVRPTNKTFGPSYSSDGKQLDKTSVGRSETKRKCHKMVPLSQRLLSAFISEDESEKIDNDIQDETLFLYSRDYIYTDSNSHVIDDDLELDYKNHKRSLGDGFIASNNFKHVNIQNLLFGHEPLVENNAMLKADNAHLSDYLKNNCTQLEAMGNSSSYRCQFEEIPLDDRILMELHSIGLFPETVPDLSEGVDGEIDKVISELQMRLLQQVRQKKDQLSKLEKAIQDAKEIEERKLEQLAMDKLVEMAYKKLMGGRGSSNHKTGVTKVAKQLAMAFGKRTLERCHIFEKTGRSCFSESPLQDVLLSGPPNNIDTGHSDGFGSVNYVDLRSEQFGVRQSGVMAARSGLGNKMDRGPSDPYRSIPQMGEHSVSKRKKEVLLDDVTGVASRSLSTHTHSLATSTKWKKAERDQEQNKDPSGRSSTAKAGRPSLSSGRGERKLKTKPKQKIAQLSTSGNGLGRVTETDNVTSPALREAFEMVNSSIAKFDQEVELQTSSNRAPDSSKEFDDGIFTNLPLNGIDPMDELDVAEGLGGQGQDIASWLNVDEEALQDHDLVGLEIPMDDLSELKLNF